One Stratiformator vulcanicus genomic window, TCCATCCTGACCCGACTCACGCCGTCAGCGACGGTCCGCAGTCGCTGACGCCCGAGGCGTTCGACGATACAATGCGACGGGGTCATCAGGTCGCCGCTGCGGTTGATCGGAAACTCGGATGAGAGAAGGGCTCGCCCGATGCGATCAGTTCGCCCCGACGGATCGGAATGTCTTCGGGCGCATCGATCGCTAAGGTGACCCGCCCGCCCGACGTG contains:
- a CDS encoding carbon storage regulator, which encodes MLVLNRKSGEQIVIGHGITVSVVRTSGGRVTLAIDAPEDIPIRRGELIASGEPFSHPSFRSTAAAT